The following nucleotide sequence is from Paenibacillus odorifer.
TGGAATCTCTGGAGCGAGTGCTTGAGGAGAAGGGGAATACTATCGCCGCAATGATCGTAGAGCCAATCCAAGGCAATGGTGGTATGATTATGCCAACGCCAACCTACTTCAGTGAGGTCAAAATGTTGCTGGAGAGATACGGCGTACTTCTGATCGCTGATGAAATTCAAACTGGATTTGGTCGTACAGGCAAAATATTCGCTATGGAGCATTTTGACGTAGTGCCCGATATTATAAGTATGGCTAAGGCGCTGGGGAATGGAATTCCGGTTGCGGCTTTTGCGACAACGGATGAGATTGCACTTGCGCTGAACCGTCCGTCGGCTTCAACCTTTGGAGGCAATCCGGTATCTGCTGCAACGGCGCTGGCTGTGCTTGATTATATTCGCGATGAACGGCTTCCTGAACGCTCAGTGCTGCTCGGAGAACAATTGAAAGCAGGGCTAAAGACCCTTCAAGAGCGTTATCCTTCGCTTATTGTGGATGTCCGTGGAATTGGGCTTATGTTGGGAGCGGAGCTTGCCGGTGAGAATACTGAAGGCTCTGCGGCGCTTACAGATCAAGTACTGGAAGAGATGAAAGACAGAGGATACCTGATCGGCAAAAATGGCATAGGACGCAACGTACTAGCCTTTCAACCGCCGATGATTATTACGGAAGAGGATATCGACGGGCTGCTTAACAACCTGAATGAAGTCCTTGCGGAGCTTA
It contains:
- a CDS encoding aspartate aminotransferase family protein, which translates into the protein MEQQEFIGREAVAAKRKQYFYPCTQHFYRDAPQLVRGSMQFVYDENGKQYTDFFAGVSVVACGHCNPAITGRTIEQLQQLQHTSTIYLTQPNVDLAERLEEVMPGGLRRTFFVNSGSEANEGALLLARMYTGRKGFIALESGLHGRTNLTMSVTGLPMWRTDKYLDHDVEFIPRPYHPELSLEEAAALSLESLERVLEEKGNTIAAMIVEPIQGNGGMIMPTPTYFSEVKMLLERYGVLLIADEIQTGFGRTGKIFAMEHFDVVPDIISMAKALGNGIPVAAFATTDEIALALNRPSASTFGGNPVSAATALAVLDYIRDERLPERSVLLGEQLKAGLKTLQERYPSLIVDVRGIGLMLGAELAGENTEGSAALTDQVLEEMKDRGYLIGKNGIGRNVLAFQPPMIITEEDIDGLLNNLNEVLAELNV